A part of Clostridium novyi genomic DNA contains:
- the glpT gene encoding glycerol-3-phosphate transporter, which translates to MNIFKPAPHIKRLPEEKIDAAYKRYRIQVFLSIYIGYLTFYFVRSNFSVAKMYLVKEGFSVTQLGFIASGLGIAYGISKFVMGNVSDRSNPRFFLAAGLILSGVVNILFATTTSTMFMFVLMLLNGWFQGMGWPPCGRTMTHWFSDKERGVKMSIWNTAHNVGGGLIAAIVVFGVNYFGGWKGAFYFPGLIAIVIGILYILFAKDTPQSVGLPPIEEYKNDYPEFVVEVEDREKELSAKEILVKYVLKNKFLWFIAIANVFVYFVRYGVVNWVPTYLEQVKHFSVKESTLAFSLFEYAAIPGTIIVGWLSDKVFHGRRAPMGVFCMIGVVIGVFVYWKSSSIVSINIALSFIGALIYGPVMLIGVSALDLVPKKAAGTAAGFTGLFGYLGGQVLAEAAMGAVVDKFSWNGGFMTLMVASVLAIIFLAFTWNVHDNSKEEVQQAECKCN; encoded by the coding sequence GTGAATATATTTAAGCCAGCACCTCATATTAAACGTTTACCTGAAGAAAAAATTGATGCTGCATATAAAAGATATCGTATACAAGTGTTTCTAAGTATATACATTGGATATTTAACTTTTTACTTTGTTAGAAGTAACTTCTCAGTTGCTAAGATGTATCTTGTAAAAGAAGGATTTTCAGTAACTCAATTAGGCTTTATAGCATCAGGGCTTGGTATTGCCTATGGCATAAGTAAATTTGTCATGGGAAATGTATCGGATAGGTCTAATCCTAGATTTTTCTTGGCAGCAGGACTTATTTTGTCAGGAGTTGTAAATATACTTTTTGCAACAACAACTAGTACTATGTTTATGTTTGTTTTAATGTTACTTAATGGATGGTTTCAAGGAATGGGATGGCCTCCTTGTGGTAGAACTATGACACATTGGTTTTCAGATAAAGAACGTGGTGTTAAAATGTCAATTTGGAACACTGCTCACAATGTTGGTGGTGGACTTATAGCTGCAATCGTTGTTTTTGGAGTAAATTACTTTGGCGGATGGAAGGGTGCATTTTATTTCCCTGGTCTTATAGCAATAGTAATAGGTATATTATATATATTATTTGCAAAAGATACTCCACAATCTGTTGGATTACCTCCAATTGAAGAGTATAAAAACGATTATCCAGAATTTGTTGTTGAAGTTGAAGATAGAGAAAAAGAATTATCAGCAAAAGAAATATTAGTTAAATATGTATTAAAGAATAAATTTTTATGGTTTATAGCTATTGCAAACGTTTTTGTATACTTTGTAAGATATGGTGTTGTTAACTGGGTACCAACATATCTTGAGCAAGTAAAACATTTTTCAGTAAAAGAATCAACATTAGCTTTCTCACTATTTGAATATGCAGCAATTCCAGGAACTATAATTGTTGGTTGGTTAAGTGATAAAGTGTTCCATGGAAGACGTGCACCTATGGGAGTATTTTGTATGATAGGTGTTGTTATAGGAGTATTTGTTTATTGGAAGAGTTCAAGTATTGTATCTATTAATATAGCATTATCTTTCATTGGTGCATTAATATACGGTCCAGTTATGCTTATAGGGGTTAGTGCATTAGACTTAGTACCTAAGAAAGCAGCAGGAACTGCAGCTGGATTTACTGGACTATTTGGTTACTTAGGTGGTCAAGTATTAGCAGAGGCTGCAATGGGAGCTGTTGTTGATAAATTTAGCTGGAACGGTGGATTCATGACATTAATGGTAGCTTCAGTATTAGCAATAATATTCTTAGCATTTACTTGGAATGTACATGATAACTCTAAAGAAGAAGTTCAACAAGCTGAATGCAAATGTAATTAA
- a CDS encoding ABC transporter substrate-binding protein: protein MKVGKRLVVFIISILTVALSTIGYFEIMKRPSKRLPHFKGRKLLVYVAFNEDEAKVLLDGFKEKTGCDYSFLRFPTEKAAENVVKEIEFQKADVFLGGTADAIELLKLNGCLAKYVVKNVDRMPLKYRDPDGYWTGLYIEPLSIGINEERWNKEFKGIKKPTTIEELLNPVFKGEIVLPDPRTSGTGYTFLSYLVQTMGKEKALAFFKKLRNNVGQFTDSGFTPAKKVGVGEYLITVNFINQQLIVNNSGFKIKSIVPESCGWTICPVAKIKNSPNEKVANAFIEYCTTKEATRSLRDFSMAIPTIDDNEVKKDVRLYKLSDVYNFSKAAKDRKYLLEELKKIM, encoded by the coding sequence GTGAAGGTTGGTAAAAGATTAGTTGTTTTTATAATAAGTATTTTAACAGTAGCTTTAAGTACTATTGGATATTTTGAAATTATGAAAAGGCCTAGTAAACGTTTACCGCACTTTAAGGGAAGAAAACTATTAGTATATGTAGCTTTTAATGAGGATGAGGCAAAAGTTCTACTAGATGGTTTTAAAGAAAAAACAGGATGTGATTATTCCTTTTTGAGATTTCCAACTGAAAAAGCAGCTGAGAATGTTGTTAAAGAAATAGAATTTCAAAAAGCTGATGTGTTTTTAGGCGGTACAGCAGATGCCATTGAGTTATTAAAATTAAATGGATGTTTAGCTAAGTATGTAGTTAAAAATGTTGATAGGATGCCTTTAAAATATAGAGATCCTGATGGATATTGGACAGGACTTTATATAGAGCCCCTTTCAATAGGGATAAACGAAGAAAGATGGAATAAGGAATTTAAAGGAATAAAGAAACCAACTACTATAGAGGAACTATTAAACCCAGTATTTAAAGGGGAGATAGTTTTGCCAGATCCTAGAACGTCAGGTACTGGATATACTTTTTTATCATATTTAGTACAGACCATGGGAAAGGAAAAGGCACTTGCATTTTTTAAAAAGCTAAGAAACAATGTAGGTCAGTTTACTGATAGTGGATTTACACCAGCTAAAAAAGTAGGTGTAGGTGAATACTTAATAACAGTTAATTTTATAAATCAACAATTAATAGTTAATAATTCAGGTTTTAAAATAAAGTCTATTGTACCAGAAAGTTGTGGTTGGACTATATGTCCAGTAGCTAAAATAAAGAATAGTCCCAATGAAAAGGTTGCCAATGCTTTTATAGAATACTGTACTACAAAAGAAGCTACAAGATCCTTAAGAGATTTTTCTATGGCAATTCCAACAATAGATGATAATGAAGTAAAAAAAGATGTTAGGTTATATAAGTTAAGTGATGTTTATAATTTTAGTAAAGCCGCTAAAGATAGAAAATATCTTTTAGAGGAATTAAAAAAGATAATGTAA
- a CDS encoding DUF3919 family protein: MTNFQYKKIICLYVISFILMGAMGIYLRESIANKLVVFDDKEQVLQYSSNSIPIKIQLYSKRWGELTINSGDLLKEFWNLIDSMPINKNFYDSKIKNTPNEIIGTIFYLNGKKSTMYLNNNLRINDSYYGGDKSSAYINRLKSFINDIFCTPSVLASIVNDKNKVTIVDKFHEVNKCGSNDKVLIKNEIIKLKRISNNKKLEKAICNKGNLNYHIRIYIENLNEDNINSSKSKQSNYDIISIDIYENNYVVVRDYGEEIVDSFYMEGNLNTVCKKILRN; this comes from the coding sequence ATGACAAACTTTCAATATAAGAAAATTATATGTTTATATGTTATATCTTTTATTTTAATGGGAGCAATGGGTATATACCTTAGAGAATCAATTGCTAATAAGTTAGTTGTATTTGATGATAAGGAACAAGTATTACAATATTCATCTAATTCCATTCCAATAAAAATTCAGCTCTATAGTAAAAGATGGGGCGAGCTCACTATAAATTCTGGTGATTTATTAAAAGAATTTTGGAATCTTATTGATTCTATGCCTATAAACAAAAATTTTTATGATTCTAAAATAAAAAATACTCCTAATGAAATTATAGGAACAATTTTTTATTTGAATGGTAAAAAGAGTACTATGTATTTAAATAATAACTTGAGAATAAATGATAGTTATTATGGTGGAGACAAAAGCTCAGCATATATAAACAGATTAAAAAGTTTTATTAATGATATCTTTTGTACACCATCAGTTCTTGCATCTATTGTAAACGATAAGAATAAGGTAACTATTGTGGATAAATTCCATGAAGTTAATAAGTGTGGAAGCAATGATAAGGTTTTAATAAAAAACGAAATTATAAAGTTAAAAAGAATAAGCAATAATAAAAAACTTGAAAAAGCTATATGCAATAAAGGAAATTTAAATTATCATATTAGGATATATATAGAGAATCTAAATGAAGATAATATTAATTCATCAAAGTCTAAACAAAGTAATTATGACATAATAAGTATAGATATATATGAAAATAATTATGTTGTAGTTAGAGATTATGGAGAAGAAATAGTGGATTCTTTTTATATGGAAGGTAATTTAAATACTGTTTGTAAGAAGATATTAAGAAATTAA
- a CDS encoding sensor histidine kinase translates to MKFGIKRKILFMNIAVLILSIAGIYVVTIYELYTRITNNSIDMLKKESYNSQAFVMEYLQNEDKFHVEKVLNEMSPFIATYLSSKSKVRVQIYNNSSIIGDSEDYPHVKKDDDISNALSGKKAYIIRKIQGKYYILFSSPIYYNDSKLGCIRYIYNLDKENNIVFKTILSMTFFAVVSILCSIILSNSFSNEIVKPIVILKKIARQVSHGKFVKNFKINSKDEIEDLSNSFNIMSNNIENMILKLKTEKENQKRFLDNITHEFKTPVAAIIGYSDLLLRVEDKKDTEQCIKYIKKSSDRLLNLVEQLLELSVLNKNEFELNKEYVDIKSVIESSVMLLKPRMNKFGIDVKLKIHSKKIYIDKEKTEQVILNILDNAIKYSECSEITITMNYDENFINIYISDNGQGIPEQDLEKIFQHFYTAHKSLQNKYGGSGLGLAICKEIMNKQSGKIQIESHKGTTVILKFKNEK, encoded by the coding sequence ATGAAATTTGGAATTAAAAGAAAGATATTATTTATGAACATAGCAGTTTTAATACTATCAATAGCGGGTATATATGTAGTTACAATATATGAACTATATACGAGAATAACAAATAATTCTATAGATATGTTAAAAAAGGAAAGTTATAATAGTCAAGCTTTTGTTATGGAATATTTGCAAAATGAGGACAAGTTTCATGTGGAAAAGGTTTTAAATGAAATGAGTCCTTTTATAGCAACTTATTTGTCAAGTAAAAGTAAAGTTAGGGTGCAAATATACAATAACTCATCTATTATAGGAGATTCGGAAGATTATCCTCATGTAAAAAAAGATGATGATATAAGTAACGCTTTAAGTGGAAAGAAAGCTTATATAATAAGAAAAATTCAAGGAAAATATTACATCTTATTTTCAAGTCCAATTTATTATAATGATAGTAAACTTGGATGTATAAGATATATTTATAATTTAGATAAAGAAAATAATATAGTGTTTAAGACAATTTTAAGTATGACCTTTTTTGCTGTGGTTTCTATTCTATGTTCAATTATATTGAGCAATTCTTTTTCTAATGAAATTGTTAAACCAATAGTTATATTAAAGAAAATTGCAAGACAAGTTTCTCATGGGAAATTTGTGAAAAATTTTAAAATAAATAGTAAGGATGAAATAGAGGATTTATCAAATTCATTTAATATAATGTCTAACAATATAGAAAACATGATTTTAAAGTTAAAAACAGAAAAGGAAAATCAAAAGAGATTTTTAGATAATATAACACATGAGTTTAAGACACCGGTAGCTGCTATTATTGGTTATTCAGATCTTTTACTTAGAGTAGAAGATAAAAAGGATACAGAACAATGTATTAAATATATAAAGAAAAGTAGTGATAGACTGTTAAATCTTGTTGAACAATTGCTTGAATTGTCTGTTTTAAATAAAAATGAATTTGAATTGAATAAAGAATATGTAGATATTAAATCTGTCATTGAGAGCTCAGTTATGCTTTTAAAACCAAGGATGAATAAATTTGGAATAGATGTAAAGTTAAAAATTCATTCTAAAAAAATATATATAGATAAAGAAAAAACTGAACAAGTTATACTTAATATTTTAGATAATGCAATAAAATACAGTGAATGTAGTGAAATTACTATAACTATGAACTATGATGAAAATTTTATTAATATATATATATCAGATAATGGACAAGGAATACCAGAACAAGATTTAGAAAAAATATTTCAACATTTTTACACTGCCCATAAAAGTTTGCAAAATAAATATGGTGGTAGTGGACTAGGACTTGCTATCTGTAAAGAAATTATGAATAAACAATCAGGAAAAATACAAATAGAGAGTCATAAAGGAACAACAGTAATATTAAAATTTAAAAATGAAAAATAA
- a CDS encoding response regulator transcription factor, with amino-acid sequence MKILLVDDEESILNLVRMNLMFENFDVVTAECGKDAIKLFQSELPDLIVLDLMLPDMDGFQVIHEIQNINSEIPIIVLSAKNQINDKLLGLQLGADDYITKPFDSRELILRIRAISRRINKVKLTTNNKETKKIIEKGFIKIMLLERRVFIDLKEVNFTHIEFEILVLMVQNAYKVFTREELLDKIWGYDFSGNTRAVDIHIKRIRKKLLNHEEAIKTIYGVGYRFEV; translated from the coding sequence ATGAAAATTTTATTAGTAGATGATGAGGAATCAATATTGAACTTAGTAAGGATGAATCTTATGTTTGAAAACTTTGATGTAGTAACTGCTGAATGTGGAAAAGATGCTATAAAATTATTTCAAAGTGAATTACCAGATTTAATAGTACTAGATTTAATGCTTCCAGATATGGATGGTTTTCAAGTTATACATGAAATTCAAAATATAAATAGTGAGATTCCTATAATAGTTCTGAGTGCCAAAAATCAAATAAATGATAAATTGCTAGGACTTCAATTAGGAGCAGATGATTATATAACAAAACCTTTTGATAGTAGAGAATTAATTTTAAGAATAAGAGCAATTTCAAGAAGGATAAATAAGGTTAAACTAACTACTAATAATAAGGAAACTAAAAAAATTATAGAAAAAGGATTTATAAAGATAATGTTACTTGAAAGACGCGTATTTATCGATTTAAAAGAAGTTAATTTCACCCATATAGAATTTGAAATATTAGTATTAATGGTACAAAATGCTTATAAAGTTTTTACAAGAGAAGAACTTTTAGATAAGATATGGGGATATGATTTTTCAGGAAATACAAGAGCTGTAGATATTCATATTAAAAGAATTAGAAAAAAGCTATTAAATCATGAAGAAGCTATAAAAACTATATATGGAGTAGGATATAGGTTCGAGGTATAA